The proteins below come from a single Chitinophaga pinensis DSM 2588 genomic window:
- a CDS encoding sensor histidine kinase → MGKVSRKIWWIATPALLAALLFQLYWLRQTYRSQQEAFVATATEAFHSAYDHSIIITARLKAGVEPKEKRRYSIQTTIDLDENGNTPAEGMPRAKRVIRYNSNAGTPPPGGPKDIHIDSTMANQQMRLDETPPSLAHFVSTIFSSFTDVVPDKDTLRKYYRSELNQKEIPLPFNIQTNSKEIDTINQRPSLIIRPGLNKPDHLIGISFEGLPAYLLKKMSSAIILSVFIAFLITGCIWTLWRIILRQEKLERMKREFISHVTHELKTPVSILQATNEALLSFQGMNDAEKTARYLRHSRAELNRLQDLIDKIMQVSREEQEQEALHITETDIGTLIDESINRFGHLPQVTIKQQAEITHTRLNTDAAAFTTILTNLIDNAVKYNDKPVREVLIAAKEYPGHYTFSVKDNGNGIEKQHFPFLYDKFYRVVQGDTHDIKGYGLGLSHVKALLQQLNGSIAVTSSPGNGSTFTFQLPKYEKD, encoded by the coding sequence ATGGGCAAGGTTAGCAGAAAGATATGGTGGATCGCTACGCCGGCGTTACTGGCAGCATTACTGTTCCAGTTATACTGGCTGAGGCAAACATACCGGTCGCAGCAGGAAGCATTTGTAGCCACAGCTACGGAGGCATTCCACAGCGCCTATGACCACTCAATCATTATCACCGCCCGTCTCAAGGCAGGTGTAGAACCCAAGGAAAAAAGACGGTATTCCATACAAACAACCATTGACCTGGACGAAAATGGTAATACACCGGCAGAAGGGATGCCCAGGGCCAAGAGAGTGATCCGTTATAACAGCAATGCAGGAACGCCGCCGCCCGGCGGACCGAAAGACATCCATATCGATAGTACGATGGCTAATCAGCAGATGCGCCTGGATGAAACGCCTCCTTCACTGGCCCATTTTGTATCCACCATCTTTTCCTCTTTCACGGATGTTGTCCCAGATAAAGATACCCTTCGTAAGTATTACAGGTCTGAGCTGAATCAGAAGGAAATTCCGCTGCCTTTTAATATACAGACCAATAGCAAGGAAATAGATACTATCAATCAACGGCCCTCACTGATCATTCGTCCTGGCCTTAATAAACCAGACCATCTTATAGGCATCTCATTTGAAGGACTGCCTGCATACCTGTTGAAGAAAATGAGCAGCGCCATTATCCTGTCTGTATTCATCGCCTTTCTGATCACCGGTTGTATCTGGACCTTATGGCGTATTATCCTCCGGCAGGAAAAACTGGAACGAATGAAACGGGAGTTTATCAGTCATGTGACGCATGAACTGAAAACACCGGTCTCTATCCTGCAAGCCACTAATGAGGCGCTGTTAAGCTTTCAGGGAATGAATGACGCAGAGAAAACAGCCCGTTATCTGCGGCATTCCCGCGCAGAACTGAACAGACTTCAGGACCTGATTGACAAGATTATGCAGGTGAGCAGGGAAGAACAGGAACAGGAAGCCCTGCATATCACGGAAACTGATATAGGGACACTGATAGACGAAAGTATTAACCGTTTCGGGCACCTGCCACAGGTTACTATTAAACAGCAGGCAGAGATCACCCATACCCGTTTAAACACAGATGCTGCTGCCTTTACCACCATTCTCACCAACCTGATAGACAATGCGGTCAAGTACAATGACAAGCCTGTGCGTGAAGTGCTGATTGCAGCCAAAGAATATCCGGGACATTATACCTTCAGTGTAAAAGACAACGGGAATGGCATTGAAAAGCAGCACTTTCCGTTTCTGTATGATAAATTCTACCGCGTGGTGCAGGGAGATACACATGATATCAAAGGCTACGGTCTTGGCCTCAGTCATGTAAAAGCACTTTTGCAACAACTCAATGGTAGTATCGCGGTTACCAGTAGTCCTGGTAATGGCAGTACCTTTACTTTCCAATTGCCGAAATATGAAAAAGATTAA
- a CDS encoding polysaccharide deacetylase family protein gives MATRKEFLKTAGLLGMAGMIGPASLVAAPAQQKKPASSWIDGSRLVVSVSMQFEAGGQPVNAESPFPQNMVKGYKDLPSETWYQYGYKEGIPRMLDTWDKLGIKVTSHMVGSAVLKNPSLAKEIVQRGHEAAAHGRDWATQYTMSYEEERKFIQDGVDAVKQVTGMTPKGYNANWLRRGEHTLQILQELGFTYHIDDLSRDEPFIIQVNNKDFVVVPYTLRNNDIVLVSGQWYSSDQFLQQVKMEFDQLYEESANRRRMMSVSFHDRIGGTPQMVKAATELFTYMQQHKGVTFRRKDDIARMALSDKTTIRE, from the coding sequence ATGGCTACAAGAAAAGAATTTTTGAAAACAGCCGGCCTGTTAGGAATGGCTGGTATGATAGGACCAGCCTCATTGGTCGCAGCACCCGCTCAACAGAAAAAACCAGCATCTTCCTGGATTGACGGCTCCCGCCTTGTCGTGAGTGTATCCATGCAGTTTGAAGCAGGTGGCCAACCCGTAAATGCGGAAAGTCCGTTTCCGCAGAATATGGTCAAAGGATATAAAGACCTTCCTTCCGAAACATGGTACCAGTATGGTTACAAGGAAGGCATTCCCCGTATGCTGGATACCTGGGATAAACTGGGTATCAAAGTAACCTCTCACATGGTAGGATCTGCTGTATTAAAGAACCCTTCCCTGGCAAAAGAAATCGTACAACGGGGACACGAAGCCGCTGCACACGGCAGAGACTGGGCCACACAGTATACCATGTCCTACGAGGAAGAACGCAAATTTATACAGGACGGTGTTGATGCAGTGAAACAGGTAACAGGTATGACGCCGAAAGGTTATAACGCAAACTGGTTACGCAGAGGGGAGCATACCCTGCAGATCTTACAGGAACTGGGCTTTACCTATCATATTGACGATCTTAGCAGAGACGAGCCCTTTATCATCCAGGTGAATAACAAAGACTTTGTCGTAGTGCCTTATACCTTACGCAACAATGACATTGTACTGGTATCCGGTCAATGGTATTCGAGCGATCAGTTCCTGCAGCAGGTGAAAATGGAGTTTGATCAGTTGTACGAGGAATCCGCCAATCGGAGAAGGATGATGTCCGTTAGCTTCCATGACCGTATCGGCGGTACGCCACAGATGGTAAAGGCAGCAACCGAACTGTTTACCTATATGCAGCAACATAAAGGCGTGACATTCAGGAGAAAAGACGATATCGCACGGATGGCATTGAGTGACAAAACCACTATCAGGGAATAG
- a CDS encoding YhcH/YjgK/YiaL family protein — translation MIIDTLQHAGRYDGLGDRFVKAFQYLQETDFSKVEKGRYEIDGSNIIAIVNEYDTIPTTGEQMESHKKYTDIQYIVSGEELIGHDFLQEQTPSKAYSEEEDFMLFGEAPVFFSKLQQGMFAIFFPTDLHMPNIKVNEPVKVKKVVMKVRNN, via the coding sequence ATGATTATCGATACTTTACAGCATGCCGGACGTTATGATGGTCTGGGCGACAGATTTGTAAAAGCCTTCCAATATCTGCAGGAAACTGATTTTTCCAAAGTGGAGAAAGGACGTTATGAAATTGACGGTAGTAATATCATTGCCATTGTAAATGAGTATGATACCATCCCTACTACCGGTGAACAGATGGAATCTCATAAGAAGTATACAGACATACAGTATATCGTCAGTGGAGAGGAACTGATCGGACATGATTTTCTGCAGGAACAGACGCCTTCTAAAGCGTATAGTGAGGAAGAGGATTTTATGCTGTTTGGCGAGGCCCCGGTATTTTTCTCTAAGCTGCAACAGGGTATGTTCGCGATCTTCTTTCCTACAGACTTACACATGCCGAATATCAAGGTCAATGAACCGGTAAAGGTGAAGAAGGTGGTGATGAAGGTGAGGAACAATTAG